The Erwinia billingiae Eb661 nucleotide sequence CGGTGCCGGCCACGCTCCAGCTGTTATCGCCAGGCAGACAGGAGGTAAAGGTGCCGTTTTCCATAATGGTGTAACGGTTCTGGCCACGCAGTTTCATCTGATCGCCAGTACCACGGCCCTGACGGCCCACCATCTGGTAGTCGCCGTTCCAGACGTTGGTGTCTTTGGTGTTCAGGTTTGACCAGGCTTTCGGACCTTTCAGGATGACCTGATTGTCGTCGTAGTGCACATTACCTAAGGCATCCACGGTGCGCACAGGCGTCGGCTGACCCGGCTGCTGCTTTTGATGCAGCTGAACCTCGTCAGACAGCAGACGGCTGTTACCCTGCTGGATATCCACGTTGCCGGTGAAGACCGCGTTATCGGGATAATTGCCTTTGGCATTGTCGGCGTTAATCGTTACCGGTAGGTCATTATTCGTTTTTCCCTGGACCAGAGGACGGTTATAACTTGGTACACCCAGCATACATTGTGATGCCAGGTCGTCGGCCAGGCCTTGCTGGCTGTAAATCGCTGTGCCGATAAGCGTGGCCAGCAAAGTAGGTAATCTTTTTTTCATACGCGGTATCGAGAATTCCGTGATAGCTGGCATCATGCCGACAAACGGTCAGAGACTATCGCACTCAACTGCGTTGCGCTAGTGTTAATCCTGGTCGTCTGGCCGCGTTGCCGTTAGGCTCTGAGTTAAATGACAGGTATGATAATGCAATTTTTAGCCTTCAGCATGGCGAATTGAGGAGTATATGCGCTATTGGGGAAAAGTAATTGGCCTTGTGCTCGGTTTGTTGAGCGGCACCGGCTTCTGGGGTTTAGCATTTGGCCTGCTGATTGGCCACCTGATCGACAAAGCGCGGGCAGTAAAAGGACAGGGCTATTTTGCTAACCAGCAAACCAGACAGTCGCTGTTTTTCCGCACCACCTTTCAGGTTATGGGCCATCTGACCAAATCCAAAGGACGCGTGACGGATGCGGATATTCAGATGGCTTCACTGCTGATGGACCGTATGCAGCTGCACGGCGACGCCCGAACGTCGGCGCAGCGTGCGTTCCGTGAAGGGAAAGAGGGCGACTACCCGTTGCGCAGTAAATTGCGTGAACTGCGTAGCGCCTGCTTTGGCCGCTTTGACCTGATTCGGATGTTTCTGGAAATTCAGATTCAGGCGGCGTTTGCCGATGGCTCTCTTCATCCTAACGAACGCCAGGTCCTGTTTGTGATCGCCGAAGAGCTGGGTATTTCCAAAGCGCAGTTCGATCAGTTCCTGCGGATGATGGAAAGCGGTCAGCAGTTTGGCGGCGGTGGCGGCAATTATCACAGCGGTGCGGGTTCGCAGGGCGGCGGCTTTGGTCAGGCGCGACGCGGACCCACGCTGGAAGATGCCTGCAGCGTGCTGGGCGTGAAAAGCAGCGATGATGGCACCACCATCAAACGTGCCTATCGCAAGCTGATGAGCGAGCATCACCCGGACAAGCTGGTTGCTAAGGGCTTACCGCCGCAAATGATGGAAATGGCCAAGCAGAAAGCGCAGGAAATTCAGGCGGCTTACGATCTGATCAAACGCGAGAAAGGGTTTAAGTAGCGGATTTGCCAGATGGCGATGACCTGACGGTGATAATAAGGGCGGAAGAGATTCCGCCCTTATTCGTTAGAAATCCGCCGGCTGACGGAAGGTCATTGGCGTGTGGTACTGCGGATGGGTAATGGTCAGCATCTCGGCATGCAGCTGCAGTCGCGGTGCCATGGCTTTAGCCTCATCGTGGGCGTAAAAATTATCACCCAGAATCGGATGGCCAAGCGCCAGCATATGCACCCTTAACTGATGAGAACGTCCGGTAATCGGCTTCAGCTGAATACGGGCACTGTTGTCATCGGCATAATCCAGCACTTCATACTCGGTCTGTGCTGACTTCCCCGTTTCAAAACACACCTTCTGCTTTGGCCGGTTTGGCCAGTCGCAAATCAGCGGCAGATCGACCAACCCTTTAGCTTTCTCCGGATGCCCCCAGATGCGGGCAACGTACTGCTTTTGCGGTTCACGCTCGCGAAACTGACGCTTCAGCTCGCGTTCAGCCGCTTTGGTTAACGCCACAACGATCACGCCGCTGGTGGCCATATCCAACCGGTGCACCGATTCCGCCGCAGGAAAATCACGCTGGACGCGGGTCATCACGCTGTCTTTATGATCTTCCAGACGTCCGGGGACCGACAGCAATCCGCTCGGTTTGTTGATCACCATGATGTGCTCATCCTGATAAAGGATGTGCAGCCAGGGTTCTTGCGGTGGGTTATAGGGTTCCATCTTGTTGCCTGTCAGGGGCGGCGTGAACCGCCCCATGTTGAGTTACTGGTGCGTTACGACAATCAGACGCAGCGCATCGAGACGCCAGCCTGCCTCGTTCAGCGCGGACAGAACCTGCTCACGGTTGCTTTCCAGTGCGTCAATCTCATCCTGACGGATGTTCGGATTCACGGCACTCAGGGCATCCAGGCGCGACAGTTCGGCGCTGAGCTTTTCATCGGCTTCGCGGCGGGCGACATCAATCACCTCACGGGCCATGGTCGCGGCTTCGTCTTCGGCCAGCTTCAGGATCTCATGGACATCCTGCTGTACGGCGTTGACCAGCTTGCTACCGGTATGGCGATTCACCGCGTTCAGCTGACGGTTGAAGCTTTCAAACTCGACTTTACCGGCCAGGTTAGTGCCTTTGCGGTCAACCAGCATGCGCACCGGCGTCGGTGGCAGGAAGCGGGTCAGCTGCAGATGTTTCGGCGCCTGCGCTTCTACCACGTAGATCAGCTCTACCAGCAGGGTGCCAACCGGTAAAGCCTTGTTCTTCAGCAGGGACAGCGCGCAGCTGCCGGTATCGCCGGAGAGGATCAGATCCAGACCGTTGCGGATAATCGGGTGTTCCCAGGTGACATACTGCGCGTCTTCACGGGAAAGTGCCTGGCCGCGATCGAAGGTGATGGTACAACCGTCTTCCGGTAGACCCGGGAAGTCTGGCACCAGCATATGATCGCCCGGCGTCAGTACGATCAGGTTATCGCTGCGATCTTCCTGATTGATGCCGACGATATCAAACAGGTTAAGCGCAAAGTTAACCAGTTCGGTATCGTTATCCTGCTCGCCAATCTTCTCTGCCAACGCCTGCGCTTTCTCACCGCCGTTAGAGTTCAGCTCCAGCAGGCGATCGCGTCCCTGTTCCAGCTGCATTTTCAGCGCACTGTGCTGCTTACGGCAGTCGGCGATAAATTCTTCCAGGCCTTCGGTCTGTTCCGGCGAGGCGAGGAAGGCAACCAGCTGGGCGTAGGCCTTATCATATATAGCGCGGCCGGTCGGGCAGGTATGCTCAAATGCTTCCAGACCTTCGTGATACCACTGAACCAGCACCGACTGGGCGGTTTTTTCCAGGTAAGGCACGTGGATCTGAATGTCATGCGTCTGACCGATACGGTCAAGACGGCCGATACGCTGCTCTAACAGGTCCGGGTTAAACGGCAGATCGAACATCACCATCTGATGGGCGAACTGGAAGTTACGGCCTTCGGAACCAATTTCAGAACACAGCAGCACCTGAGCGCCATCTTCTTCAGAGGCAAACCAGGCGGCCGCACGGTCACGTTCAATAATCGACAGGCCTTCGTGGAACACCGCCGCGCGGATACCTTCCCGCTCGCGCAGAACCTGCTCCAGCTGCAGCGCCGTGGCCGCTTTGGCACAGATCACCAGCACCTTCTTATCGCGCTGGCTGGTCAGGAAGCCCATCAGCCACTCAACGCGCGGATCGAAGTTCCACCAGGTGCCGCTGTCGCCTTCAAATTCCTGATAAATCTGCTCGGGATACAGCATGTCGCGGGCGCGCTCATCGACAGATTTACGCGCGCTCATGATGCCGGAAACCTTGATCGCGGTTTGATACTGCGTTGGCAGCGGCAAACGGATCTGGTGCAGTTCACGTTTCGGGAAGCCTTTCACCCCATTACGGGTGTTACGGAACAGCACGCGGCTGGTGCCGTGGCGGTCCATCAGCATGCTGATCAGTTCCTGACGCGCTTCCAGTTTTCCTTCACGGTCGCTGTTGGCGGTTTGCAGCAGCGGCTCGATATCCTGCTCGCCGACCAGATCGTTAAGCATATTCATCTCTTCCGCGCTGAGCGACTTATCGGCCAGCAGGCCGGTTACCGCATCGGCAATCGGACGGAAGTGCTGCTGCTCTTCAACGAAGGCAGCAAAATCATGGAAGCGGTTAGGATCGAGCAGGCGCAGACGGGCAAAGTGGCTTTCCAGTCCCAGCTGCTCTGGCGTCGCGGTCAGCAACAGCACGCCAGGGATCTGTTCGGCCAGTTGCTCAATCACCTGATATTCGCGGCTTGGCTGGCCTTCTTCCCACGCCAGGTGGTGGGCTTCATCGACAATCAGCAGGTCCCAGGAGGCATCCGCCATCATTTCGAGGCGCGTTTTGTTGCGGCGCACGAAGTCGAGTGAGCAGATCACCAGCTGTTCGGTTTCGAAGGCGTTATCGCTGTCCAGTTGCGCCTGCGCATAGCGCTCATCGTCGAACAGGGCGAAACGCAGGTTGAAGCGGCGCAGCATCTCAACCAGCCACTGATGTTGCAGGGTTTCAGGCACCACGATCAGCACGCGTTCTGCGCGGCCGGCCAGCAGTTGCTGGTGGATGATCATCCCGGCTTCGATGGTTTTACCGAGGCCGACTTCATCTGCGAGCAGGACGCGCGGCGCATGGCGGCGGCCAACATCATGGGCAATGTGCAGCTGGTGCGGGATCAGGCTGGTGCGCATGCCACGCAGGCCACTGACCGCAAGGTGATACTGCTCGCTCTGGTATTTACGGGCGCGGAAGCGCAGGGCAAAGCGATCCATACGATCCAGCTGGCCAGCAAACAGGCGATCCTGAGGCTTGCTGAAGACCAGCTTGCTGTCGAGCATCACTTCACGCATCACCACGCCGGTCTCTTCAGTATCCAGACGCGTGCCGATGTAGGTCATCAGACCGTTTTCAGTGGTGACTTCTGCCACTTCCAGCTGCCAGCCTTCATGGCTGGTAATGGTGTCGCCCGGATTGAACATCACACGGGTGATTGGAGAATCATTTCTGGCATAAAGACGGTTTTCGCCGGTGGCGGGGAACAGCACAGTCACCATGCGCGTGTCGATCGCGACAATAGTGCCCAATCCCAATTCGCTTTCCGTATCGCTGATCCAGCGTTGACCAAGTGTAAAAGGCATAGATATTCGGCTCGATTCTCTTAGAGGTTATGGCAGGCAATAGCATGACCGCCCGGCACTCGGTGCCCGGCAGAAAATTCAAATTATCTGGAAGGGCGCTATGGTACTGGAAGGTAGCGCGTTCGTCACCTGTCAAAAAAGACCTAACTGGCCTGTCACCAGTGTAGCAAAGTCATCCTGAAGGAAAGGTAAAATGCCCTCAGCCACCGGCTGGAGCTGCTTTGTCAGATAATGATCGTAGTCGAGAGGCGTGATGCGCGCTTCTAAAGGCTCGGGCCCGGAGGTGGCCATCACGTAACGAATCTTTCCGCCCTTCTGGTAAAGCAGCGGACGGCCTTGCTTCTCGTTGAATTCGTCGGCGATGCGGGCGGCGCGGACATGCGGCGGCACATTGCGCTGATAGTCGTCCAGCGGGCGACGCAGCCTTTTACCGTACACCAGCTGATCGTCCAGCTCGCCATCCAGCAACTGGCGCACCGTCTCCAGGATATAATCGCGATAGGGCAGTTTTTTAAAGATGCGTCGATAGAGCTCCTGCTGGAAATTTTTGGCCAGCGGCGTCCAGTCGGTGCGCACGGTTTCCAGCCCTTTGAACACCATGCGTTCGCTGTCGCCTTCGCAAATCAGCCCGGCATAACGCTTCTTGCTGCCCTGTTCGGCACCGCGAATGGTGGGCATCAGAAAACGGCTGAAATGGGTTTCAAACTCCAGTTCCAGTGCGCTTTCCAGCCCAAACGCCTGCTGCAAATGCTGTTTCCACCAGGCATTAACCTTTTCCACCAGTTGCTGGCCAATGGCATTGGCCGACTGCTGGTCATGGGGCTTTTTCAGCCAGACAAAGGTCGAGTCGGTATCACCATAAATCACGTCATAACCTTCGGCTTCGACCAGCTCTTTGGTCTGCCGCATGATCTCATGACCGCGCAGGGTAATTGACGACGCCAGACGCGGATCAAAAAAGCGACAGGCGCTGGTGCCCAGCACGCCATAAAAGGCATTCATAATGATTTTCAGCGCCTGCGACAGCGGCTTATTGCCCTCTTTTTTGGCGGCTTCACGCCCTTGCCAGATTTGGTTGACGATTTCAGGCAGGCAATGGGTGGTGCGGGAGAAGCGCGCGCCCTTAAAACCGCTGACGGAATCGGTGTCATCAGGATGCGCCAGGCCTTCGACCAGCCCAACCGGATCGATCAGGAAGGTGCGGATAATGGCCGGATACAGGCTTTTATAGTCCAGCACCAGCACCGAATCATACAGGCCCGGCGTCGAGTCCATCACATAACCGCCCGGGCTGGCCTCAGGAGCCACTTCGCCCAGGCCCGGCGCGACAAAGCCTGCACGGTGCATGCGCGGTAAATAGAGGTGGCCGAACGCCGCCACAGAACCGCCGTGGCGATCGACCGCCAGGCCATTTACCGTCGACCGCTCCAGCAGAAACGGCATCAGCTGGGTGTGATGGAAAATTCGGGTGACTAACTCGCAGTCCTTCAGGTTGTAATGGGCGAGGGCGGGTTTGTCTTCCGCAAAGCGCTGATCGATTTCCTGCATTCTGTCCCAGGGATTGTTAATCGCTTTGCCTTCTCCTAACAGTTCCCGGGAGACGGCTTCCAGACTGAAAGAGGCGAAGTTCCAGAACGCCGATTTCAACGCATCAATCCCATCGACGATCAGCCGGCCGGTGGCCTGAGCAAAGAACACGCCGGGCTTGAAGCCGTGCTCACGCCACTCCAGCGCCTCGTTATTGCGTCCGAGTTTTAACGGAATACCATAACGGTCGGCGTGTTTTTGCAGCACGCGCAGGTCAAACTGCACCACGTTCCAGCCAATCAACACGTCCGGGTCGTGCTGCACAAACCAGGCGTTCAGTTTTTCCAGCAGCTGTGGCCGGCTGGAGACGTATTCCAGATTGAAGTCCAGTTTGCTGGCATCGCCGTTCTCCGGGCCCAACATATAGACATCGCGTTGTCCGCAGCCTTCAAGCCCGATGCAGTAGAGTTCGCCGTGGCGGGTGGTTTCGATATCCAGCGAGACCCACTTCAGCGGCGGCCGGTAGTCGGGATTGGGTTTCAGGCGGGTGTTGATCAGGCTGTTTCCCGCCTGCTGGCCGCTAAACCAGACGGGCGAGGTGATAAAGCGCTCCATCAGGTAGCGCTCGGGCGGCCGCACATCCGCTTCATACACCATCACGCCATTCTCACGCAGCAGCTTCTCCAGCTTTTGCAGTTGGCGGTACTGATGGCAATAGAGGCCGAACACCGGCCGATGGCGGAAATCTTTTAACCCGAGGGGAACGATACGGAAATGGCGTTCCTGCTTAAGTAACGCCTCAGCCTGCGCCTGATACTCTTGCGGAATAAAGGCAACGGATTCCTGTGGCGGCAGCACCACTCTCTGCGGGCCACTGTCGGTGGCCAGCCACAGCACCACTTCCGTGCCTGAAGGCGTATCCCGCCAGTGGCGGGTGAGCAGAAAGCCTGCGCGTGCATCGTTCACCGGAAATCCTTAATGTTGCTTCTTTGCACAATAATAGCATGTTTATTTATACAGTATAGCGCGATGCCGGGGGAATCTCGCCCGGTCGGGTCAGTGCGGACGCCGTCCGGCCCGTGCTGGAGGTTATCTTAATCTGACCGCGATCAATGAGTTCATACAAAACAGACCTTGACGCAGTACGGGTGTCTCAGGACAATCCGACCTCAATCAAAACAGAATGTGGAAAGTATGGAAGCCTGGCTGCAACATCTTATTACGCAATCACTGGCCTGGTCTTTGCTGGCGGTGGGGCTGATCACTTTTTTTGAATCCCTGGCGCTGGTCGGGCTGCTGTTGCCTGGCACTGTTTTAATGGCTTCCTTCGGCGCGCTGATCGGCAGCGGGCAAATTGGCCTGTATCCCGCCTGGCTGGCGGGGACCATTGGCTGTCTGGTCGGCGACTGGATTTCCTATCTGATTGGCTGGCAATTCAAAGGGCCGCTGCACCGATGGTCATTTATTAAAAAGCATCAGGGGTTGATGGATAAAACCGAACATGCGCTGCATCAGCACAGCATGTTTACCATCATTGTTGGGCGTTTTGTCGGGCCGACCCGTCCGCTGATCCCGCTGGTGGCGGGAATGCTGGAACTGCCGGTGAAGAAGTTTATCCCGCCGAATATCATTGGCTGCGTGCTCTGGCCACCGCTGTATCTGTTGCCGGGCATTCTGGCGGGTGTGGCGATTGATGTGCCGAAAGGGGCGAGCAGCAGCATGTTTAAATGGCTGTTGCTGGCGGTGGCATTGCTGGTCTGGCTGGGATGCTGGTTGGGATGGCGCTGGTTACGTTCGAAAAAGCAGGCCGACTGGGCCAGCGCGTATCTGCCGCCGAGCCGTCTGCGCTGGCTGGCGCCGCTGGTGATTGTTATTGCCGTGGCCAGCTTTGTCGCCCTGCAATTCCATCCGATGATGCCGATATTCCGCCATCTGTTGTCAGAAGTCTTTATCGGACATTAATGCCCAGCACGGCGGCTTCAGCCACGTCACCATTGAGCAGCACGTCGGTGCTGCCGTCCCAGTAAACCCGTCCGTCGACAATCAGTATGCTGCGTGGCGCTATCCGCGCGGCATCCTCAATACTGTGCGACACCATCAGTAGCGTGATCTTCCTCTCCTGACAGACCTCATTGACCAGCTGCAGCATCTCTTTGCGCAGGGCCGGATCCAAGGCAGAGAACGGCTCATCCAGCAGCAGCAACGGTTGCTGACGCACCAGACATCGCGCCAGCGCCGCCCGCTGCCGTTGCCCACCGGAAAGTTGCGAAGGCAAACGGTCCAGCAAGGTGTCCAGACCGACTCTTCGCGCGATGTCCTGCAACGCCTGCTTCTGCTGAGGATCCAGCTTCAGCCCGGGATGCAGGCCAAGGCCGATGTTCTGAGCTACCGTCAGATGCGGGAACAGGTTATTCTCCTGGAACAGCATGGAAACCGGTCGCTTCGCCGGTGGCGTGTGGCTGTGATCTTCGCCATTCAGCAGCAAGCTGCCGCTATTTACCGCAAGAAACCCCGCGACCAGGCTCAGCAGGGTGCTTTTCCCCGCGCCGCTCGGGCCGAGGATCGCCAGCCTTTCTCCCGCCTGCATGCTCAGTGAAAAGCGCATCGGCAGATGGTTATAGAGGTAGGTCAGATTAGTTAACGTCAGCATGGCGTCCCGGCAGTTTTTCAATCAGGGTGAACAGAAGGAAGCAGAGCAGTAAAAGCAGCAGCGCAGTGACCGCGCCATCTTCGCTACGGTAGGAGCCAATCTGTTGATAAAGATAAAACGGCAGCGTGCGGAAATTTTCATTACCAAACAGCGCCACCACGCCAAAATCGCCAATCGACAGCACGCAGGCAAACGCCAGCGCCTGCGCAAGAGGGCGCTTTAACGCGCGCAGTTCGATCAGTTTGACGCGATTCCAGCCGTGAATATCCAGCGACAAACAGAGCCGGTTATAGCGTTCGGCAATGTCTCGCAGAGGGTTTTCCAGCACCTTCATGGCGTAAGGAATGGCCATCAGCGCATTGGTGAAAATTACGATGCCGTCGGCAGCGTCCGGCAGGCCCACGGTGGCATTCAGCAGCAGAAAGAAGCCGGTCGCCAGCACGATGCCGGGCATGGCCAGAATCAACATGCCGCTCAGTTCCAGCGACTGGCCGAGCCAGACGCGCTGACGCAGGCGCAATTCCCGGCTGCTCCACAGCAGCATCACCGTCAGGATCACACACAGCACCCCCGCGCCAAGCGCGATACGTATTGAGGTGAAGGTGGCCTGCCACAGCGCCGGTTGGCGTAATACTGCGGGCAGCCCCTGATTCAGGCCATCCACGATCACCGCCAGCAGCGGCGGCAGTAATAAAAGCAGCGCGGCGAAGATTAACAGCGCATCCCACACTTTGGCGCGCCCGCTGTCTTCAGGATTTCGCCAGCCGTTGATGCTTGCCGTGCCCGACGGAATCGCTTTGCTGAGCCACTGACTTAACATCACCAATCCCAGACAGCAGACCATCTGAATCATCGCCAGCAGGGCGGCACGGCCCGGATCGTAATCAAAGTTCAGCGCCTGAAATATCGCCAGCTCGATGGTGGTGGCTTTTGGTCCGCCGCCGAACGACAGGACGGTTGCGAAGCTGGCAAAACAGAGCATAAAAATCAGCGCGCCGGCAGGCAGAATTTGCCGCCGCAACCAGGGCCATTCGACCACCACGAAATGGTTCCAGCCGCGTAATCCCAGCTGAGCGGCCAGCTGGCGCTGCTCACCGGGGATCTGTTCCAGCGCCTGCAGCAGCAGACGCGCGGCTAACGGCAAATTAAAGAACACATGCGCCAGCAAAATGCCCTGCAAGCCATAGGGCGTGAAGGTATAGGGAATGCCCAGCAACGTGCAGAGATCGGCCAGCCAGCCCGTACGGCCATAGACGCTGAGGATGCCAAACACCGCCACTAACACCGGCAATACCAGCGTCATCGCGCAGAGTCTTAACAGCGTGTCCCGGCCGGGGAAGCGGCGTCGGTAAAGTGCGCGGGCCAGCGGGATCGCCGGCCCAACCGCCAGTACCGCGGAAAGAAAGGCCTGCCAGAAGGAGAAGCGCAGGACGTGCCAGAGATAGTCATCCTGCCAGAGATCCCGCCAGTGGATCGCCGGCGCACTCAGCCATAGCGCGCTGAATGCGGTCAGGGCCACGGCGACCAGCAGCGTCGCCGCCAGCGCACCGGGCACTAACGGGCCAGCACTCAGCGGCTGACGGCGCGTTGCCATGCACTGATCCATTGGCTACGTTGGCTGGCGACTTCCTGTGACGTGTATTGCAGCGAGTTGGACGGAACGGTCAGGGTATCGAAACCGGCAGGCAGGGTGCTTTTCACCACCGGATACATCCAGTTGCCGGTTGGGATACTGTCCTGGAACGGTTTATCCAGCATAAATTTCATGAATTTCTGCGCCAGCTCCGGCTGTTTGCTGCTTTTCAGCTGGCCGGCCACTTCTACCTGCAGGTAGTGACCTTCGCTGAAATTGGCGGCGGCATACTGCGATTTCTTCTCTTCAATCAGGTGGTAAGCCGGAGATGTGGTGTAGCTCAGCACCATATCGCCTTCACCCTTGAGGAACAGCCCGTAAGCTTCGCTCCAGCCTTTGGTAACGGTGACGGTTTTCTTCGCCAGCTTCTGCCAGGCTTCCGGTGCCTTATCGCCGAACACTTTCTGCATCCACAACAGCAGGCCGAGGCCCGGGGTGCTGGTGCGGGGATCTTCATAAATAATCTTCAACGGTTTGTCGCTGTTGACCAACTCTTTCAGGCTGGTGGGCGGATTTTGCAGCTTGGTTTTATCGTACACAAAGGCGAACCAGCCGTAGTCATACGGCACAAAGGTCTTATCGTTCCAGCCACCCGGAACGGTGACCTTGCTGGTATCCACCTGGCCTGGTGCGAACAGGCCGGTTTTCTCCGCCGCATCCAGCAGATTGTTATCGAGGCCCAGCACCACATCGGCCTTGCTGTTTTTACCTTCCATCCGCAGACGGTTAAGCAGCGAGACGCCGTCTTCCAGCGCCACGTATTTCAGCTCGCAGCCGCAGTCCGCTTCAAACGCCTTTTTGATGGCAGGACCCGGTCCCCAGTCAGCGGAAAAAGAGTCGTAGGTATAAACAGTCAGGACGGGTTTAGCCGCGAAGGCCGGGAAGGTGCCGAGGATCAGTAAAGGCAGAACTTTTTTTAACACTT carries:
- the djlA gene encoding co-chaperone DjlA, with protein sequence MRYWGKVIGLVLGLLSGTGFWGLAFGLLIGHLIDKARAVKGQGYFANQQTRQSLFFRTTFQVMGHLTKSKGRVTDADIQMASLLMDRMQLHGDARTSAQRAFREGKEGDYPLRSKLRELRSACFGRFDLIRMFLEIQIQAAFADGSLHPNERQVLFVIAEELGISKAQFDQFLRMMESGQQFGGGGGNYHSGAGSQGGGFGQARRGPTLEDACSVLGVKSSDDGTTIKRAYRKLMSEHHPDKLVAKGLPPQMMEMAKQKAQEIQAAYDLIKREKGFK
- the rluA gene encoding bifunctional tRNA pseudouridine(32) synthase/23S rRNA pseudouridine(746) synthase RluA, producing MEPYNPPQEPWLHILYQDEHIMVINKPSGLLSVPGRLEDHKDSVMTRVQRDFPAAESVHRLDMATSGVIVVALTKAAERELKRQFREREPQKQYVARIWGHPEKAKGLVDLPLICDWPNRPKQKVCFETGKSAQTEYEVLDYADDNSARIQLKPITGRSHQLRVHMLALGHPILGDNFYAHDEAKAMAPRLQLHAEMLTITHPQYHTPMTFRQPADF
- the rapA gene encoding RNA polymerase-associated protein RapA is translated as MPFTLGQRWISDTESELGLGTIVAIDTRMVTVLFPATGENRLYARNDSPITRVMFNPGDTITSHEGWQLEVAEVTTENGLMTYIGTRLDTEETGVVMREVMLDSKLVFSKPQDRLFAGQLDRMDRFALRFRARKYQSEQYHLAVSGLRGMRTSLIPHQLHIAHDVGRRHAPRVLLADEVGLGKTIEAGMIIHQQLLAGRAERVLIVVPETLQHQWLVEMLRRFNLRFALFDDERYAQAQLDSDNAFETEQLVICSLDFVRRNKTRLEMMADASWDLLIVDEAHHLAWEEGQPSREYQVIEQLAEQIPGVLLLTATPEQLGLESHFARLRLLDPNRFHDFAAFVEEQQHFRPIADAVTGLLADKSLSAEEMNMLNDLVGEQDIEPLLQTANSDREGKLEARQELISMLMDRHGTSRVLFRNTRNGVKGFPKRELHQIRLPLPTQYQTAIKVSGIMSARKSVDERARDMLYPEQIYQEFEGDSGTWWNFDPRVEWLMGFLTSQRDKKVLVICAKAATALQLEQVLREREGIRAAVFHEGLSIIERDRAAAWFASEEDGAQVLLCSEIGSEGRNFQFAHQMVMFDLPFNPDLLEQRIGRLDRIGQTHDIQIHVPYLEKTAQSVLVQWYHEGLEAFEHTCPTGRAIYDKAYAQLVAFLASPEQTEGLEEFIADCRKQHSALKMQLEQGRDRLLELNSNGGEKAQALAEKIGEQDNDTELVNFALNLFDIVGINQEDRSDNLIVLTPGDHMLVPDFPGLPEDGCTITFDRGQALSREDAQYVTWEHPIIRNGLDLILSGDTGSCALSLLKNKALPVGTLLVELIYVVEAQAPKHLQLTRFLPPTPVRMLVDRKGTNLAGKVEFESFNRQLNAVNRHTGSKLVNAVQQDVHEILKLAEDEAATMAREVIDVARREADEKLSAELSRLDALSAVNPNIRQDEIDALESNREQVLSALNEAGWRLDALRLIVVTHQ
- the polB gene encoding DNA polymerase II, which codes for MNDARAGFLLTRHWRDTPSGTEVVLWLATDSGPQRVVLPPQESVAFIPQEYQAQAEALLKQERHFRIVPLGLKDFRHRPVFGLYCHQYRQLQKLEKLLRENGVMVYEADVRPPERYLMERFITSPVWFSGQQAGNSLINTRLKPNPDYRPPLKWVSLDIETTRHGELYCIGLEGCGQRDVYMLGPENGDASKLDFNLEYVSSRPQLLEKLNAWFVQHDPDVLIGWNVVQFDLRVLQKHADRYGIPLKLGRNNEALEWREHGFKPGVFFAQATGRLIVDGIDALKSAFWNFASFSLEAVSRELLGEGKAINNPWDRMQEIDQRFAEDKPALAHYNLKDCELVTRIFHHTQLMPFLLERSTVNGLAVDRHGGSVAAFGHLYLPRMHRAGFVAPGLGEVAPEASPGGYVMDSTPGLYDSVLVLDYKSLYPAIIRTFLIDPVGLVEGLAHPDDTDSVSGFKGARFSRTTHCLPEIVNQIWQGREAAKKEGNKPLSQALKIIMNAFYGVLGTSACRFFDPRLASSITLRGHEIMRQTKELVEAEGYDVIYGDTDSTFVWLKKPHDQQSANAIGQQLVEKVNAWWKQHLQQAFGLESALELEFETHFSRFLMPTIRGAEQGSKKRYAGLICEGDSERMVFKGLETVRTDWTPLAKNFQQELYRRIFKKLPYRDYILETVRQLLDGELDDQLVYGKRLRRPLDDYQRNVPPHVRAARIADEFNEKQGRPLLYQKGGKIRYVMATSGPEPLEARITPLDYDHYLTKQLQPVAEGILPFLQDDFATLVTGQLGLF
- a CDS encoding DedA family protein — its product is MEAWLQHLITQSLAWSLLAVGLITFFESLALVGLLLPGTVLMASFGALIGSGQIGLYPAWLAGTIGCLVGDWISYLIGWQFKGPLHRWSFIKKHQGLMDKTEHALHQHSMFTIIVGRFVGPTRPLIPLVAGMLELPVKKFIPPNIIGCVLWPPLYLLPGILAGVAIDVPKGASSSMFKWLLLAVALLVWLGCWLGWRWLRSKKQADWASAYLPPSRLRWLAPLVIVIAVASFVALQFHPMMPIFRHLLSEVFIGH
- the thiQ gene encoding thiamine ABC transporter ATP-binding protein ThiQ, which translates into the protein MLTLTNLTYLYNHLPMRFSLSMQAGERLAILGPSGAGKSTLLSLVAGFLAVNSGSLLLNGEDHSHTPPAKRPVSMLFQENNLFPHLTVAQNIGLGLHPGLKLDPQQKQALQDIARRVGLDTLLDRLPSQLSGGQRQRAALARCLVRQQPLLLLDEPFSALDPALRKEMLQLVNEVCQERKITLLMVSHSIEDAARIAPRSILIVDGRVYWDGSTDVLLNGDVAEAAVLGINVR
- the thiP gene encoding thiamine/thiamine pyrophosphate ABC transporter permease ThiP, translated to MATRRQPLSAGPLVPGALAATLLVAVALTAFSALWLSAPAIHWRDLWQDDYLWHVLRFSFWQAFLSAVLAVGPAIPLARALYRRRFPGRDTLLRLCAMTLVLPVLVAVFGILSVYGRTGWLADLCTLLGIPYTFTPYGLQGILLAHVFFNLPLAARLLLQALEQIPGEQRQLAAQLGLRGWNHFVVVEWPWLRRQILPAGALIFMLCFASFATVLSFGGGPKATTIELAIFQALNFDYDPGRAALLAMIQMVCCLGLVMLSQWLSKAIPSGTASINGWRNPEDSGRAKVWDALLIFAALLLLLPPLLAVIVDGLNQGLPAVLRQPALWQATFTSIRIALGAGVLCVILTVMLLWSSRELRLRQRVWLGQSLELSGMLILAMPGIVLATGFFLLLNATVGLPDAADGIVIFTNALMAIPYAMKVLENPLRDIAERYNRLCLSLDIHGWNRVKLIELRALKRPLAQALAFACVLSIGDFGVVALFGNENFRTLPFYLYQQIGSYRSEDGAVTALLLLLLCFLLFTLIEKLPGRHADVN